In Clostridium sp., one DNA window encodes the following:
- a CDS encoding NAD(P)/FAD-dependent oxidoreductase, producing MSKVIVLGGGPAGMMAAIAASKNNNVLLIEKNEKLGKKLYISGKGRCNLTNAKDISEFFDYIPGNADFLYSSLYTFTNQDTVNFFNNLNVKLKVERGDRVFPLSDKSSDIIKAMERKLKENKVEILLNSPVKKFLHNDGHISSVQILDETVIPGDYFILTTGGKSYPQTGSTGDGYKMAKELGHNVTKLKPSLVPIQIDEDWVKDIQGLSLKNVDLYIKDLNDKILYSEFGEMLFTHFGISGPIVLSASRTVSSYLDKYKLKVVVNLKPALSFEELDTRIQRDFTKFSNKNFKNSLYELLPKKIIPTIIDLCKINPDKKVNSITKNERQNLVHIIRNLTMHIKDLRPIEEAIVTSGGIDVREINPSNMHSKLIDNLYFAGEIIDIDGYTGGFNIQIALSTGFSAGNGVKKI from the coding sequence ATGTCAAAAGTAATAGTGCTAGGTGGAGGACCGGCCGGAATGATGGCAGCTATAGCTGCATCTAAAAATAATAATGTTTTATTGATAGAGAAAAACGAAAAGCTTGGTAAAAAACTATACATATCAGGCAAGGGAAGATGCAATTTGACCAATGCCAAGGATATAAGTGAATTTTTTGATTATATTCCTGGAAATGCAGACTTCCTGTACAGTTCACTATATACGTTCACTAATCAGGATACTGTGAATTTTTTTAATAATTTGAATGTAAAATTAAAAGTAGAAAGAGGTGACAGAGTATTCCCTCTTTCAGATAAATCTTCCGATATAATAAAAGCTATGGAAAGAAAATTAAAGGAAAATAAAGTAGAAATACTTTTAAATTCACCGGTCAAAAAATTTTTACATAATGACGGCCATATTAGTTCAGTACAAATTTTAGACGAAACTGTCATACCTGGAGATTATTTTATATTGACTACAGGTGGGAAATCATATCCTCAAACCGGATCTACTGGAGATGGATATAAAATGGCAAAAGAATTAGGACATAATGTTACCAAATTGAAGCCCTCTCTTGTACCTATACAAATTGATGAAGATTGGGTAAAGGATATTCAGGGATTGTCTTTAAAAAATGTAGATTTGTATATAAAAGATTTAAATGATAAAATATTATACAGTGAATTTGGAGAAATGTTATTCACACATTTTGGTATATCAGGTCCCATAGTACTAAGTGCAAGCAGGACTGTATCGTCATATTTAGACAAATACAAATTGAAGGTTGTTGTAAATTTAAAGCCGGCACTTTCTTTTGAAGAATTAGATACCAGAATACAAAGGGATTTCACTAAATTTTCCAACAAAAATTTCAAAAACTCCCTGTACGAACTTCTTCCTAAAAAGATAATACCAACTATTATAGACTTATGCAAAATAAATCCTGATAAGAAAGTAAATTCTATAACAAAAAATGAAAGACAAAACCTTGTACATATAATTCGGAATCTTACCATGCACATAAAAGATTTAAGACCAATAGAAGAAGCAATAGTTACTTCTGGAGGAATAGATGTAAGGGAAATAAATCCTTCAAATATGCATTCAAAATTAATTGATAATTTATATTTTGCCGGTGAAATTATAGATATAGACGGATATACTGGAGGATTTAACATACAAATTGCACTTTCTACAGGATTCAGTGCAGGAAATGGGGTGAAGAAAATATGA
- the aroH gene encoding chorismate mutase, with the protein MIVLRGATTISENTEAEIENASIELFSEIIKLNNIDLDNILSIEISCTKDISKAYPGKFIREHFKLNHMAIMHFNEMEVDKTLNGYIPLCIRFLIWADLKKTNNKFVYLKGAKKLRKDLLSE; encoded by the coding sequence ATGATAGTCTTACGTGGTGCAACTACTATATCCGAGAATACTGAAGCCGAAATAGAAAATGCTTCGATTGAATTGTTTTCAGAGATTATAAAATTGAACAATATTGATCTTGACAATATACTTTCAATAGAAATTTCCTGCACAAAAGATATAAGTAAAGCATATCCTGGAAAATTTATAAGAGAGCATTTTAAATTGAATCACATGGCCATAATGCATTTTAATGAGATGGAGGTGGATAAAACTTTAAATGGGTACATTCCTCTCTGCATAAGATTCCTTATTTGGGCAGATTTAAAAAAGACTAATAATAAGTTTGTATATCTTAAAGGTGCAAAAAAATTAAGAAAAGATTTATTAAGTGAATAA
- the cmk gene encoding (d)CMP kinase, protein MNISVAIDGPAAAGKSTIANRIAKKFGFVYINTGSMYRAVTLMCLRAKINCKDTNRICNVIKSMNIYFKNNRIIVNGEDVEDEIRSLHITQYVSDYAAIKEVRQLLVSIQQNIANKYNVVMDGRDIGTVVLKSAPLKFFLTAKPEARAKRRYYELIKKGLSVEYNNILNDILKRDQIDSSRKEAPLKKASDSIEIDSSDLSIDQVVDIISNHIKKYMEISCSS, encoded by the coding sequence TTGAATATATCTGTGGCAATAGATGGCCCGGCAGCTGCAGGGAAAAGTACTATAGCAAACAGAATAGCTAAAAAATTCGGCTTTGTGTATATAAACACAGGTTCAATGTATAGAGCTGTTACACTGATGTGTTTGAGAGCAAAAATTAATTGTAAAGATACGAATAGGATATGTAACGTGATCAAATCCATGAATATATATTTTAAAAACAATAGGATTATAGTAAATGGAGAAGATGTTGAAGATGAAATAAGAAGTTTACATATAACTCAATATGTATCAGATTATGCAGCTATTAAGGAAGTTAGACAGCTACTTGTATCTATTCAGCAAAATATAGCAAACAAATACAATGTGGTAATGGACGGAAGAGATATAGGTACTGTTGTTCTTAAATCTGCTCCATTGAAGTTTTTCCTGACAGCAAAACCAGAAGCTAGAGCTAAAAGAAGATATTATGAACTAATCAAAAAAGGGTTATCAGTAGAATATAATAACATATTAAATGATATACTAAAAAGAGATCAAATTGATTCTAGTAGAAAAGAAGCTCCGCTAAAAAAAGCTTCAGATTCAATAGAAATAGATTCATCTGATCTTTCAATAGATCAAGTAGTAGATATTATATCCAATCATATAAAAAAGTATATGGAAATTTCATGTAGCAGCTGA